The genomic stretch CTCCAAATTAGAAAGATTTCGTTCTTCCAAAGCGGCTGGTTCAGGTTGATATAAGAAAGGCTTCTCCGCATACACTGTCCCCACCCACAACCCTCGACTACCCCAGGTTTATGACACGGCCATTCCATATGATAGTGGCCTACGGGAAATGGTCGGATATGCACATCCTCTTCTTAGATCCATCTCAATGTGGACAAATGGCATTTCATAGAGACGCGAGGCCTACGGAGAGACTCCGAGCCTAGTCAACAAGACTGGCCAAGCATACATCGTGGAGGATCGGCTGCAGTTGAAAAGCTTTTGACCATCAAGCTTCCACAGCCTCTCCTTGGCTGAGAACCACTGCACGAAACAGGCCGGATAGAGTTTTACCCGTGCAGTTGCCGAGGTTCTCCTTATCCCTCCTGTCACCATAAAGAAATACATCTTAGCTAACTCTTAGTATCCGGTATCATGCAGCGGACGAAAATATCTCGTtcggagaaggaaaatgtcATAGGCGTACATGACTTTTCCGCTATTCTTTTCCGCTTGACTTGTCGGAAGGCGGAATTCTCCACTTCCCTATTTGGAACCCTGGGGATTAAAGATGTCTGGGGATTGCTTTACTGATTGAGTATTTATCAAGCAAGCTCACTGTTGTCAATTAGGTACATTGACTCACGACCTCCCTCACTCTCTCCCTCGACGATACGCTTTTTGTATTACAATGTCACTGTCTACGCACTTTACGCTCAACACCGGAGCCAAAATCCCTGCGGTAGGGTTCGGCACATGGCAGGCCAAACCCCTCGAGGTTGAGAATGCCGTGGAAGTCGCGCTGAAGCAAGGATACCGACACATTGACTGCGCTGCTATATATCGCAATGAGTCGGAAGTTGGTAACGGAATTCGCAAGTCTGGGGTTCCTCGGGAGGAAATCTTCATTACCGGAAAGCTCTGGAATACGAAACATGCGCCGGAGGATGTCGAGCCTGCTTTGGACAAGACGCTTAAGGATCTCGGTGTTAACTATCTTGATTTATATTTGATGCACTGGCCCTGGTGAGACGCCCTCGTCCCAATGGTGAATCGTACAATGAACTCCCCCAAGTCTAACACGGACATAGTGCTTTCAAATCCGGTGACAAGTGGTTTCCCCTAAATGAAGACGGCGTATTCGAGCTAGCAGATGTCGACTATATCACTACCTACAAAGCCATGGAGAAATTGCTATCGACAGGCAAGGTCCGCGCCATTGGTGTGTCCAACTTCAACGTTCGTCGCTTGGAAGAGCTCCTTAGCCAGGTTTCTGTCGTTCCAGCCGCCAATCAGATCGAAGCGCATCCTTACCTGCAACAACCGGACCTCCTTCGTTTCTGCCAAGGGAAGGGAATTATTGTGGAGGCATACTCACCCCTGGGCAACAACCAGACCGGAGAGCCCCGTACGGTTGATGACCCATTGGTGTACAGCATTGCCGGAGAACTTAGCATGGACCCTGGTCCACTGTTGGCTAGCTGGGGGGTCCAACGTGGGACTGTGGTCCTGTCCAAGAGTGTCACGCCGTCTCGTATTGCGGCCAACCTGCAAGTCAAGCAATTACCGGAGGATGCGTTTGCccgtctttcttccctggAACGCCACAAGCGCTTCAACTTCCCCGCTTTCTGGGGCTACGATATCTTCGAAGAAGTGGGCGAGGAGGCTGTCCGCAAAGCGGCGCTGGAGGCGGGTCCTGTGAACAAGACCAAGTTTACTGTATAAACGGGGTGTTGGtgatattgggctttttcttcataaAATCCACCGGCATGGATGTTTTCTTAAGAGTCTGGAGTTTGCCAGTCATTTTCAGGCTTGTACACAAAATTAAATAGAAGGACAATGCATGAAACTAAGTGAAAGATTTTCAAACTATCGTACAGGAAATTAAGCGGTAACCCATAAAGTCAAATCATATGCACGCTGCTTATACGCAACCCCTAAGTTTACCAACCACCAGGGCCTCCCGGACCAGGAGGACCTCCACCGGGGCCATCTGGTCCACCCGGAGGCCCATCAGGACCACAGCAATCGccgcagaagcagcaacagcagcagcaactgTTCGCAGTCTCGTTAGTCTTCTACGGCAGGTAACATATTGATAGGATGATTGCTCACTCGTCATCAggtc from Aspergillus oryzae RIB40 DNA, chromosome 1 encodes the following:
- a CDS encoding uncharacterized protein (aldo/keto reductase family proteins), whose product is MSLSTHFTLNTGAKIPAVGFGTWQAKPLEVENAVEVALKQGYRHIDCAAIYRNESEVGNGIRKSGVPREEIFITGKLWNTKHAPEDVEPALDKTLKDLGVNYLDLYLMHWPCAFKSGDKWFPLNEDGVFELADVDYITTYKAMEKLLSTGKVRAIGVSNFNVRRLEELLSQVSVVPAANQIEAHPYLQQPDLLRFCQGKGIIVEAYSPLGNNQTGEPRTVDDPLVYSIAGELSMDPGPLLASWGVQRGTVVLSKSVTPSRIAANLQVKQLPEDAFARLSSLERHKRFNFPAFWGYDIFEEVGEEAVRKAALEAGPVNKTKFTV